The sequence below is a genomic window from Corythoichthys intestinalis isolate RoL2023-P3 chromosome 4, ASM3026506v1, whole genome shotgun sequence.
ttgctaacatccactgtcaagtctaatgtatttcatgtcatttgtcaatggagctagggcttttaatgtttatatggtttagcgatagcactcactacatacatacgtgtatgttgtcggcgattagcctagcaatgatcttaattgtggttatttgtcagccccgtagacgaggccagtttctttcacttggtaccagctaaatattattcaaaaaataacgatggtggaagaaagggaagtcacaaacatcttgaatttgaaactatgtcgtactacgtcgtatgttgtcggcgattagcctagcaatgatcttaactgtggttgtcaggccaaaaccctctaaatatatattaaatgcatcttaccggatataaaatgactactacatagtctgtggtgattttttggtgtccagttttcacgtcgaattgcagccgtccatttcgctctcctctttggatccctcggaatacggtaaaacttcaagtctctccttccatcttctctgttagtgcaaccaacagccacacacgccttcaccattttgattattaatgttaaggagcagaaaaacacgccgtaaatgggagaaatgtacgtagccgtaacaggttaacactatgttttgacggacaagtgggcggaaccatacagcgagcacgtggtacgtgggtaggctctatagcatattagcacttataAACCTGGACCTAAACACACCCCAACCTTCCTATTATTCTAACagctttaatgttatttcataaattcTTTATCAACCCTCCCTAtccaattggattggacatctagcactgtcattggcagtcaatgagttacagTGCGTACACAAACACTACACTTTAATGAGTGCTCGCGTGCACTCACATGCACGACTTCAGTGTGTGTGACAAATGTAAATACAGTACAAGGTGCGTCCACAGTGAAGTGCCACTTTCCCGCAGGTGTGACAGGGGTGTGGCCGCGCCCCTGCCGGCGACGCCTCCACGCAAGCGAGGCCTTTAAAAGGCCGCTCGCAAAGACGCAGGCACTCGGCTTCAGAATGCGGACGAAAACGGTGCTCGCCTTTGGGATCGTGGGTCAGGGTCAAAGGTCACGCTACGGGCCACGAGTTGTGATGTTTATCTGCATTTTGGCAGCGTGTTTGGTCACGGGTGACGTTTCTGACACGTCGACGGACACCGCGATGACCGACCGGCCGTCCAATACCACCGGCGGCACCACAAATGGCAGCATCGTCGTTGACGTGACGACCGCCAACGTGACAACCGTCGACGTGACGACCGTTAACATGACGACTGTCAATGTGACGACCGCCAACGTGACGACTGATGTCACGACACCTGTTATAACGACAAGGGGCAAGACGACGTCCGCCAACGGCACCACACCGGGCGCAACCAGCAAGGCCACACCCCCAGTGGTCGGCGGCGGTGGCGTTCCCGGATGGGGAATCGCTCTTCTGGTTCTGGCTGCCATTCTCCTGGCGCTCCTCCTCCTCATGATGGTCGCTATGGTAGGTGTCTGATATTGAGATCATTGGCTTCCATTTTATTGGGGTCAAAAAACAgtagagcccccccccccaaaaaaacttggTTCTTAAATGTAcgtatttatttttgtgaatgGATTCTTTAATGACCTctaaactggaaaaaaaacgtatttttaaatgaaaaaagggGATGAAACAGTAAGttcattttttttacttataatatttagattttttcaGGTAGGAAAACAACATACCCCAAccctaaaaaatattaatattatataaatattctaaatttctatacatttttctaatttaaaaaataagggagcggacaataaatattctccttacctttttgggagaaaatcaTTAGACCTTTATTAGAGTAGacattttttgaattaaaaaaaggaaatattttaatatttcaaatgctttgtttaaaaaaatgtatatgtatacaACATTTTCTAatcagaaaaaatattcaataaaatttcatacatattttatacataaaagaagtaaaacagtaaatattccccttttatatatttgaaatgatttgttttgaggaaaaaaaacagtcgGCCCtaagcccttttttttttttttttttttaatgcatttatcttaaatcattaaaaaaagaaaaaaaaatctattttagcAAAAAATGTGGAGTAAATCCACATTTGGCTGGCCACGCAAAATGAGGCGTTAGGCCCGATCTGGCCCCGGGCTGCCATTTTGCCACCCGTGCCTGACGATGCCTCCACCTTTCCTTTCTGTCAGATGTTGTGGTGCTGCTGCAACAGGGGGCGCTCCAACCACCCCGACGACATCCCGCTCTACACCACGCACTCCCGATTGTGGAACAGCAATTCGGCTCCCGCCTACGTGAGTCACCGCAATTCTGAttgtcaacgaatcgttcgaaaCACCGGTTTTTGGctataaatgtttttgtttgtgccaCTATCGTCTTTGAGATCTTTACAATTTATTCATAGGTCAATCGGAGGTCAACCGGTCCCCCATTTTGATCCAAAGCGGCTAAAAATGAGCCcagcatttgtttgtgctacatttgtggtgtttgtgctgtaaatatTTTGTAGATATTATGCTTTTCATTAGGACATTCAGAGTTCACCCAGCACCCTATACAGTGGATTATAATAGGCATAAACTTCCCAAAaccttgtttgtggtggtaacgCCATCGGTAAAAAGTAAAATGTGTAAcatccagaggttgcgctagacattttcgttgtctgtcattttgactgacagggtcataaaaatccggtcatagtctatttttacccgtcacttaaattttttaaatgataatgatgacatattcaatagtatttagttttcattcatttttaattaatattgtaacacttgcttggcggcgaaaaattagacacggaagtcgtggtatttttctccctttttactctgcttaccaacaactccgcccccaaagaaaaagaggcaacgatatagaccccaatcaccaacgtcacacaatgatcttaattgtggttgtcagcccaaaatcttctaaatatatattaaatgcatcttaccagatataaaaagactactacatagtctgtggtgatcgtttggtgcccagacttctagtcgaattacagcagtccatctcgctgtcatcttcaccattttgattattaatattaacgagcagaaaaacacgccgtaataggaggcatgtacgtagcggtaagctGACACataatatggcggctccggtcaggggggcggagttgtgacgtcatgtgattgggtgattggatgacgcgctggcacaccgggtgcaccaataagaacctcgcgttgatgtgtcaatcacagtgccgccgccagaccccggtgacgctacaatattctgacagaagagccaacgacgtcatgcattaagagagacaatagctaatatgctgactcgccaccctgtggtctggggtgtgaattgcaacctgtcaaaatgacggacggatttcagttttttccgtcaccgttttaaaaaaccggtcagcgacggaaaatatccggttaacgcgacccctggtaacATCTGTAAAACTGTAGCAGCACAAGCAAtagtttttacagcacaaatgaaaGGTAACATTTCTTGATCAGTTGGAGTGAGGGTGGTTAGGGGTTTCTCTGAAATAACTTCAAAACTGGAGAAGCACAAACAAATTTTTTACTGCACAAACATGGGACGAACAAACTGCACCCATTGCAGTTCTGTTTCACCATAGATGGGGCCATAGACTTCAGTATCagttccgtagggggcctattttcaaaaactgaaACCAAAACGGGCAACTCCCTTAAGCATACAGTAgtacgaaaaagtatctgaaccttttggaatttctcacaattctgcataaaatcaccatcaaatgtgatctgatctttgtcaaaatcacacagatgaaaaaacagtgtcattctaaactaaaaccacccaaacattgataggttttcatattgtaatgaggctagtatgcaaacaatgacagaaggggaaaaaataagtaagtgaaccatcacatttaatattttgtggcccccccctttggcagcaataacttcaaccagacgcttcctgtagctgcagataagtctggcacattgatcaggactaatcctggcccatccctctctacaaaactgctgttgttcagtcagattcctggatgaatcgctgtctttagatcaTTCCACAgcctctcaatggggttcaagtctggacttttgacttggccactccagaatgggtattttgttcttctgaaacctgtgtttacttctgtgttttggatcattgtcttgttgcagcttccattctctttttagcttcaactgtctgacagacggcctcagattttcctgtaaaacatccttttgaattcattattctagggctgcagctatcgaatattttagtaatcgagtaatcgactgaaaattctatcgattaatcgagtaatcggataaaacaaatatatttttaggtgaagagcaattataaatatacatgagaaaacaagacatttcatctaatcttgaaccattttcagtcaatcaatgtctttattttcgatgtatattgttgaaaacagccaacaattgcatctcagatgtagctagaattaaaaaaaaaaaaactaattcactgctttcactcaaaaaacttttagatcttatttaaaaaaaaaatatatatatatatatatatatattacctaaaaatgccgttacgcttgataacacacatcacttaaaagttaggattttttcccacgtgtttcaattgaatttctctttgtgtcaagccatttttaagttctagttaagttttaagttagtctaaactgtaagtcctgatagaattttgagtttttgcagtgttcaaaataaatgtatgatacaggctgtattggagcacattagggactagtgctacttggtgttttatccagcaatgactactgagctaaaattgatagttagcatgataaagtttttattttacaccctcagcactccacaatgctatgttatgttaaagcctgtatgtaagacacgttagccacgcatcgacagtggtcataattaattgaaacctagccctccgtagggctaactttacgtgagctagtagcgacagtaacgttaatcttatttattagcgctctttactagcgcttagcgctgtactgctttaagatggcggctgtttaataacgctgcccagacgcgaccgagtctgtcattgcgcatctagttcaacatacatgtgatctttatgagacgaatcagacgctagctgttaccaacgtagcatcgtgcgggctagtatttggcaacgttggcatcgtttgtggcggctgtcagctgcagtaagtttttttttttccccttcttcctctccgcacgtgacggcgcgttgtcccgcattaaaagtagtccgagcaaaacgtgatgcttagagctgtcaaaataaacgattactcgaggtgaataaaattactcggatcagtttttaaactcgagttactcgagttgctcgagtactcgtttcagctctacattattccattaatgattgcaagttgtccaggccccgaggcagcaaaacagccccaaatcataatgctcCCTCTGCCATGCTttcctgttccatttttcctccacacatgccgTTGTGtgtcaattcaactttggtttcatcagtccacaaaatattttgccaaaagtgtccaagtgcctttttgcaaacattaaacgagcaacaatgtttttttttttttttaaacagcaatggcttcctctgtggagtcctcccatgaacaccattcttggccatatagttgatgtgtgcacagagacatcagactgtgccagtgatttctgatttcttttttttttttttttacctctctgagtattgaaCTCTTGGCGCCATctctggtggatggccactccttgggagagaagcaacagtgccaaactctctctgtTTGTAGACAACTgttgactgatgaacatccagacttttagagatggttttgtatcctttcccagctttatacaaatccttgatcgcaggtcttcagacagctcttttcacCCAGCTATAATGCTCATCGGACAAtggttctcatcaagacaattcttaccaggtgtgtgttttatagtgggcagggcggcttgttttatagtgggcagggcagcttgaaaccactcatcagtgattgggcacagacctgacttaaatggtttggtaaaaatcGGTTTCAATTGCGCTTTAAATGTCCTTAGGCAGAGGAATCacctattttttcccccttctgtcattgtttgcatgctatcctcattaaaatactaaaacctataaatgtttgggtggttttagttaaagcagacactgtattttcatctgtgtgattttaacaaagatcagatcacatttgatggtgattttatgcaaacctgtgagaaattccaaaaggttcagatactttttcataccactaaggCTCCGAATGGACGCGTTGCTCCTACGGCTCGCTCATTTTCTTGCCCGGGGCATTCGCGAAGCCTCCGAGCGACGATACGAAACGACAAAGGCCCGTGCGGCGGCCATCTCGGTAGGGGCGACAAGTGTCCAAACTGATGAGTCACGCCACTGTCGTTTGATTTCAGGAGGACGTGGACAAAGATGTGAAGACGCCCAAGTGAGGAGACGTCATGCggcaaatatgttttttttttgttccttttcCTGGCTGATTTGCATAGATTGATGATGAACTGCGATGACGACACCAAGACAAACTTGAGGAGAGGAAGGTGCGGCCGGCTTGCCGAGGCGGAATGTGCTTCTTTTGTGCACGCCTCCCAAGTCCAAGTGGTCCCGAGCCCAGCCCGCAAACTTTCCTCTTTGTCAAGCTGCCAATCAATCAATGAATCAATCCACAAATAGCTGCCTTTGTCCCAATGGTGACATTCCATCCTATGGACGTATatgattgttttcccgcaaattTCTCTTTTAGATTAAAAACAAAGAGAATCTTTTGATTTGACGAAGGACTACACAAATCAGAAAAGATTgtgtctttttatttattttaataaatcaataaatgaaagtctgcagtttttgaaaaaaataaatattttgaataaatgaaaaaattatttactatattttaatttttttattaatattaaatTAGCAAATAAAGGGGAGTGTATGTAGTTTCTCCTTTTTGTTCTATGTCTTTTAAATACATATAGTTTaaggtcaaaaatgaaaaaaaaaagattgttctTTTCCCTTTGTGAAAAAATCAATACAAGGCAGTTTTGACCAGGCAGCAACAACAGGTgagcccaaatcaacaggaatttttttttttttggaaaataatattgtcatttgattattttttttttttttttgaagtgtcacttttttttttttaagtgcaaaaagttttgaattACGTACCGCATGcttcacgtcacttccgctcattaatattaatgACGTTAGCTAATGTTGCTAAGAGGGGAACAAACGGGAgcttgtccccaatagtaaatgaatggaaattatgtacaaaggagatgtttacagagctaaacctaccaattctgtccgaaaatggtgTCCCTGGTGCCACTTGTAAAGATTtggaagaacatgcaaatgttcagttaaagaccgtgtcgagggctgaaaaagagccgagccgacctaagctcagcctagccttagcttttttatcgacaacttcttacgccactgaccgttcttttgggtaatttacattgctatttttttgcAGCAATCgcaaatgcaaaatttttcattaataacaaatcttaattctataatttatttatactcCCCCCTTACTTAAGTTGTTTTTATACAACAGTAAACGCAACGGTGGCAGTCAGACACCATTCTAATTCCTttttaggtcattcattgtcagacagaagcagcacggccaaACGCTACGCTAAAAAGTAAGTCAAAATTTCTAAAAGGCTAACCTCTTTGTCTTCTGAAGGActgtgccaacccaacaaaatgtttactgcatatgaaatgtgaatggcttcaccttgctggggtTAAACgtctgcgcaagttgatccattcttcacattttttcctccgggtTTTTGGGAAACgtttgaagaaaacatccttcatatgtcgtaatgtctagagccgtttctacaagttccatgtaAGCAGTGCttcatcggcatgttcgtttttaggGTGAAGTTTCCCGCATTGAATCAAATTAAGCATCAGGCTCTCGGATCACATCGAAGTCATCCCCCTGaggcgcgttattttcggcttgggctcGAGCCGACGGCtggggcccgacgagtggtggccaTGATTCTTGCTTCATCGTGCTTTTATGGCTTACGCTATTGGCATAgtccaggggtctccaaaccagtcctcgaGGGCTGCTGTGGGTCCTCATACATCATactgatcaagcacagaccttttaaccattgtggtttctactaaaacaagcagcacctgactgcaatcaactgattacacttataaaacgccagattggtaaaaaggtgtggtcttgttttgttggaatgaaatccttcacccactgcggccctacgtagaatagtttggagaccactggcgtagtcacttgtcactcaaacatgtctgaCCAATAGCGTGAAGTGAACATTTGTGTGCCTTTAAAACGTTcctcttcaatccaaaaaaggtagttcaaaactttttgcacttaaaaaaagtgacacttcaataataattttaaaaaaaaaaaattcaaataacaaTATTTTCCCCAAAGATTTTTagaggagggcaattttatttttcaacttttttttctttgattgaaaaaaaaaaaatatatatatatatatatatatatatttttttttttttgattgaagcaactttttggggggaattgaatgatttagacacaaatgtcctgcccataatatggcccaaacacaaaaaggattgcaaaaatgtgaattgttgttttccaaattaTATGCAGACATTTCTTCATGTTCTACTTCgccttaacaaaaatataatgaagaaatctgataatatttacaactgagaagttatatgtatgttataattttaaaaatttagacaggtttaaggtgaagaaggtccttAATGATGAATTGgtcatcaaaatagttgtcgattaatttgctaatcaatTGGATgttgattaattaattgttgcaccactatatttgtCTGTTTTATCGCTTTCAAAtgataaagaaaaaagaacaaaagCTACAAAGTAACGAGGTACGAAGTTTTggaaaagactaaaaaaaaaaaaaaaagccacgtgTTTTGCGAGGCCAGCTTGAGTGGTATCCGGTTCACGTCTTTGTTAAACCCCAACTTTAAATACATGTACAAAatatatttgtcttttttttttgctgccgaACAGGTTTGTCTAAGCTGGATACGAATATTTCACTTCGATTGGGACGTTTGAGAAGAAAGACAAATATTCAACAAGGGCAATATTTGACTTCCTGAGggagaaataaaacaaacaacaaatagcCTTGCCTTGTTGATGCGTTACCGACAGAGTCCAAACGGGGGCAACAACGAGTACGGCGCCCCTCCACGACTCACGATGAACACGGACGTCACCGCTCTGGTGTCCAATCAGAGGCGAGGACGTGACAGGTGCCCCGCCCTCTAAAAAAACCGCCATCGCGACTCGAATCGACTCATATGGAAGAAACAAGGGGGAGTAAAGCACAACTCTAATAAAACTACAACACAAGAGAGAAGAAAAAAGCGAGGCCAACAGGcacacgacaaaaaaaaaacaggtacgACTAAGCAAAAAACGTGGTTTTAGGTCATACTTTGTCCCTGTCGAGAAGTTATTAAAGGTGTTTGCAGCCAGGCCAGGCAGATAAGAGAAGTTGACGTCTTTAAATTGGACGAATAACGGTGAAGTATTGGTCCTTGTCAGAGTGACTTTTGTCAAAcgacaaaaaaaatgtgataaagAAGGGTATCCTTTCATGTCCAACCTCTTTTGGACGACTTTGAACGAGGACTTTTAGGCAGCGTGGAGGAAAAACGTCACAAAGCCGTATTTGATGTTGGCGCCGTCTAGGTCACGTGACGGTGACAAGCTTTTATCCGCACTTCGATTCTCGACCACATACGTCATAGTTTTCATTTTTGGTTGTTGTCGTTGCCATTTCCGATGCAGTTGAAGTGGGACAAGAACGACACGACACGACACATGCGTTTTGAGACAATCCACACTTTATTTACACACGTGCAATCCCTAAATAGTCaagcccagtgacgtcaccccaGTGCAACCCGCCCCAACAGTCTACATATGAGAGCACAAATACCCCCGTTCAAACCAACATTGGTAACCCTGATTTGATTCCCAGATCTGGaatgtttatgttgaatcacaGAATTTTAAGTCTCACTTATTTGTGTCgtagtattaaaaaaattaaaactttttttatgaTCTTAATAGCgtgtgttgaggtggttgcagctcaacgttgcattcatCGAAAAATTGACCGAGAATAATACGCCAAAACTCGGCGTATTTCatttccattgacatgcggacacttgcctggtacaccagactcaacgctgttccagcgattgagtctggccaccattcccgcggatacaatttccagggcggagcaagccacagcaaacagacagcggagtggaccaatcagcgacgggcagacgtgacgttattaaCTGACGACGGAAGCACCAGGGACTtgtgcgcggaagtaaacatacgatgagagcggagtttattcaacatggctagcgcgagacagagtattgtcaatgactcgtgtcgatgtgtttttggtaatttaaaagagaatttaccgcggattggaacatgttctcggttatcccgttgaccatctgtgttgtggagacgactttcgacgcgcaagagtgacgttgctcgttaagaacacgtcacgcaaataaactagtctgatttgtcgattgattttgtacctgctcgaaaaggccgttaatgggatggttcccagactatttctctcagtgtttgaaaaatacagggagaatagtttggcagagccaggcaagcggacacatcctctctcattgctgttttcacaggcaatcccacaaatcaaagtaatcaaagtcaaaacacaaagaagtaatgcaagtagcactttagacaattaagtcccatcctgccatcttgtggcgaaaagataatatgtcaataataacaagcaataggaacatcaactgaggacacatctatgaatacaaaatatttctcccaacatttctctcaacagCGTGTCATCAGCAATAGCATAGGCTTTGTCATCAATTTGATCGCTGCATTCCCTCCCAGataggacgtctatcgccgtcagtggcaggaaATCGTGAAATTCTGTTGGAATAGCGGGAGGTTTGCCGAGGAGTTTTCTTAGTCTGAATGGTAATATAGCGACTCGAAAGGACAACAGGTGTAAAGGCGTGCCTGTACGGCGACCATCTTGGCAGGGGCAACATTGCTTTCAAATGCAATGAGTGGAAATCAACCCCTTGTGTCG
It includes:
- the LOC130914691 gene encoding uncharacterized protein LOC130914691, translated to MAAEWSRFCFVSFRGIVNATGVTGVWPRPCRRRLHASEAFKRPLAKTQALGFRMRTKTVLAFGIVGQGQRSRYGPRVVMFICILAACLVTGDVSDTSTDTAMTDRPSNTTGGTTNGSIVVDVTTANVTTVDVTTVNMTTVNVTTANVTTDVTTPVITTRGKTTSANGTTPGATSKATPPVVGGGGVPGWGIALLVLAAILLALLLLMMVAMMLWCCCNRGRSNHPDDIPLYTTHSRLWNSNSAPAYEDVDKDVKTPK